Sequence from the Cucurbita pepo subsp. pepo cultivar mu-cu-16 chromosome LG02, ASM280686v2, whole genome shotgun sequence genome:
GCTCTTTTAAGTTATCAGTAAAAGATGATCATTCACCATGCTTTTGCTATCTTATCTGAACCtggtttctttttcaatttgagtTGAATCATACTCATTTagctattatttttttatagttgCTAATGAAGAATTAGAAACTCCCTGACactaaaaacaagaaagagagagaaactccATAATAGCCTTTCAGGCTCTAAGATAGTTGATGTTGATTGTAATTGGTACCCAATAGGCTTGATTTAAGTTCTTTGGAATTCAAACTTCAGTTTCAGAAATCAACTTTTGGGTCTTATTGCAACAATTCATTTTGATTAGAAATGTAGAATATTACGGATACAGAGACATTGCCTAATAGCCCGATGATCTTcgaattttgttattttagcTTGCAGCTTCAATTTTATTGACTGTTTTCTCATGGTTCAGTGGATTCTGAGAACGAGAGTGAAGAAGTAAAACCTGCAAAAGGGACCATTGACTTTAAGGAAGTAAAGCGAGTTGATCGTATTCTTGCATCCTTACAGCGCAAGGTAACTCAAATATCGATATATTGATACTGTATGAGCTTTATCTTTTCTACAACTGAAAATCATGTTGTGTTTGTGTATCTATTGCAAAGAGCTAATTTATTAAGTGTTCAAATTTAAGATATGAGAACTTGGGTGCAGTTTTTCTTTAGTCACAATCTCACCTGATGAgttcttttagttttgtttgataaatgtttttgaaatcTCTATTTTTTGAACTAAAACATTGTGAAAACATGTATGAACTAAAGGGTGAACAGAAATGACTAGGGCTTTATATGTCCTGAGAAAAGGCTCAAATGAACAAAATCTCATATATTGTACCtgtaattaatcaaaattaattcaattaaacttaaagaaattaaatcatCTTAGGGGATAAGCTGCTAGTATCGGCTGCAAACTTGTTcttgatttatatttttcatatggAGACTAAGTTGATCATATTCATGTAGAGTTTATATCTCTAATGCATTGGCTGAAGATCGTAATTAAAAGGCAAAATTCTATTGTTTGCAGCTGCCACCTGCCCCTCCACCCCCACCATTTCCAGAAGGTTATGTTCCTGCTCCCGCGTCAGAAGCAGAAAAAGGCCCTGAAAGCCAGCAAGGAGAACTGCAACAGCCTGCAGCAGATCCCATTATTGATCAAGGCCCTGCTAAAAGgatgaaattttgaaggaagTGCTTATGCTACGTTTCTCATTCATGTTGAGGGACATATTTAAACCAGCAATCGAAGTTCAACACGGATGAAATGGCTGCCCGATGCATGGTGAGTTATCAACAACCCTCCCCCCCCNNNNNNNNNNNNNNNNNNNNNNNNNNNNNNNNNNNNNNNNNNNNNNNNNNNNNNNNNNNNNNNNNNNNNNNNNNNNNNNNNNNNNNNNNNNNNNNNNNNNNNNNNNNNNNNNNNNNNaaaaaaaaaaaaaaaaaacaaaaaaaaaaaaaaaaaagaaagaagaatctaCCTTGTGAAAAGCCTATAATCATAGACTTAGCTGGTTAGCTAATGGATTCATTGTTTTAGCAGTAACttgtattatatataactGTCAATATAACCATGACTTCCTGATTTTGTCACCCAGAATTGCTTAGAACTCATGTGCCATATCTGTGTACTGTAAGACTTAACCATTGATGTTGAACCTGGTGGAACCATGTCTTGTGTCTTTGTCATTATTTTGTTAACTTAGGAACATGAAGATCAAGTGTTCTCAAATTGGACATGAGAATATTCTATTGCATACGCTCGGGTTGACGTTTAACGAAACATCACACCATCATCACTAATCAGTAGAAACGATATCACCACAGGGAATAAGTTCGTAGCCACCTAGCtaagatttaatattctatGTGTTACTATGAAGTCAAATGTAGTAGGGTCAGGGAGTCGTGTCAAGGTAGCTTAGATATCCAAAGTCTTTATTCATATGCataagagaagagaaaaatttATTGTCTGATGCCATGGATATGTAATCTAAGAAAGTAAATTTTGGTGAAGACTAATGTCATGTGATTCATATTATCTTTCGTGTGGGTGGCTGCTATTTTCCACACCTAACCATCCTCTTAACCAGGAAATTCACCTTatgctttttttcttcttcttagaATTCTATCCttcatgattaaaaaaatttctatttacATTCTATGGAGTGCTATTTCTCAATTTAGGTCTTTCATAGTCTAAATTTTGgggttaaaaaattaattatattttttatttaaaaagaaaaaaaaaacaaatttattttcaaatgttcCTATTATATTTccaaactttaaattaatagatatcttgactttaaaaatatattcaatatttttaagaatatgatcgagcattaaattttgtatttattaaatagtTAAGATATTGTTCGATAATAATTTAGTTCTTTTCACGTTAAGTACTTTTTAAACTTGATActttgtctaaaaaatattttcaaaagtttcaataataccttTATATGCTtagaaaagtctaaaaaatacccttaaaaaaTACGTCCAGACTTTCACAATCGTTTTAtagatacattttttttttacttttgcaagtattttaaaaatatcttttgagttttcaaaagttcacttttaaacttttttaaaaaacttcataaaaactattcaatatttttttgtaaaacaatttaaaaatacctttgaCGTTAGTACTTTCAAAGGTAACATTAACAGGTTTGAAGATAATCTATGAAATGTTGATAAACAGTTTTCATCcatatattaagaataaaaaaaatttaattttttttacaaaggtAAAAAGTAGTAAGGctacttttaacattttatgggtattttttaaacatattagTAACGGTAATGACATTTTTGAACATTTTAAACCGTTCaaagattattaattaaactttttaaagttgaagTGTTCAAAATGAAGTACTAACTATTTCTATTCAAAACTAAGGATAGGtgtatttttagatttaaaaaaaaaattaaggacgttattgaaaatttcacatttattaatttatttatggtcATGTTTCCTTAGTTATTGCTTGGTTTTTGTTGTCTAATAAGGAGTAGTTTTATTTCCTTGTTTCTTCTATTTAGCTATCTGTCCCTTTTAGACCTCTGAAAGCTGCTTTGTTCTTCCAAGCTTTGATGGTCATCCTCAATCAGCAGGTGTAGGCAAGCATGAGCTTCAATCTATACTATACAGACAATCACATGATTCTCTGTGTGCAGACAATCCCTGAACCAATCAGCAGAGGACACCTCTCCTTCCTGTTCTGCTTTCATGCATCCATAGTTCATCACAGGCTGCTGTTCTTTCTGCTGTCACTTTGCCTGCCTCTCAACTTTCTAGCTTTTTAATGTCTGCAGGGCTTCTTCCTACCTACCCTCACACAGCTCTGCCTCTTTCAatctgctttgacccgttatatGTGGCcttcagtctcacgattttaaaacacgtctattaggaagagattttcacacccttataagaaatgtttcgttcccctctccaatcgatgtgggatatcacaatccactccccttgggatcaatgtcctcgttggcacaccgcccggtgtctgactctaataccatttataacagcccaaacccaccgctagtagataatgtctgctttggcccgttatgtatcaacatcatcagcctcacagttttaaaactcgtctagtcgagagaggtttccacactcttataaaaaatgtttcgttaccctctcaaatcgatgtgcgatctcacaacATAAGCTATAGACTTTATAACTATTCATAATACTCACGTTATAGATGTTAAGCACCGGTAGTACAGTAATTTCCCTTTTCCACAATCATATTAACTCCTGCACATGCAAGCTCATGAAGCTTTAACTCATATCATAACCATCATTTATCAGTATCACCCAACTACCTCTCCCAACCTTTCCATTAAATGCTGCATGCATTCATTCACAGTTTCCCAGCtaataattttgttcataatgGTTGCAGGAAAGCAAAGAAAGCCGAGggaaaattttgttcattaCAGTATTTCTTCATTAACACAGCCCTCCAGACTCAACCTCCAGCTTCCTTCAATAAAAGGGTCAAGTTATAATCCAAGGTTCAGTTGCAAATCACAGCaccaaagaagaaagatggattCTATTATTAGCCAAGTGTTGATGTTGTTCTTAGCATTCTTGCTTGTGTGTGGAAATGCTCAAGACTCTACAACTTTGGTGCCTGCTATCATTACTTTTGGTGATTCTGCTGTGGATGTGGGAAACAACAACTATCTTTACACTATTTTCAAGGCCAATTACCCTCCATATGGAAAGGACTTTGTGAATCATCAGCCCACTGGCAGGTTTTGCAATGGAAAACTTGCTACTGATTTCACTGGTACGTAATAGTTTCATAAACTTTACACACATTTAGCCTTACATAATGGTTGGATAAACTTCCTGTtcttctggttcttcagcTCAAAGTTTAGGATTTAAGTCCTTTCCATTGCCCTACCTTAGCCCAGAGGCATCCGGCAAGAATCTTCTCATTGGAGTCAATTTTGCCTCTGCTGCCTCTGGTTATGATGAGAATGCTGCTCTCTCAAATGTAAGAATGTTTTAGCTTTTGATTTTGGAAGCCAGACCAATCTCCTTGTTCTGTCCTTAGTTTTTACTTTGAACTTGGTAAACAGCATGCACTCTCACTGCCTCAACAAGTTGGATTGTTCAAGGAGTACCAAGCCAAGCTGGCTAAGGTAGCAGGCAATGAGAAATCAGCCTCAATAATCAAGGATGCACTCTACTTGCTGAGTGCAGGAAGTGGAGATTATCTGCAGAACTATTACATCAATCCTTACATTAACAAGCTCTACACTGCTGATCAGTACGGTTCAATGCTCATAGCAGCATTTACAACATTTATCAAGGTATGTTCTTACAACATTCATGACTAAGTTCACCGCATGAAATATGATGGATGATCAATGCATTTCTGTTATGAAAAACAGGACATATATGGTTTAGGAGCTAGGAGAATTGGAGTGACTTCACTTCCTCCATTAGGCTGCTTTCCTGCTGCTCTCACCTTGTTTGGCAACCATCAAAGTGGGTGTGTCTCAAAGATCAATACTGATGCGCAAGCCTTCAACAAGAAGCTGAATTCTGCAGCAGAAAGTCTGAAAAAACAGCTTCCTGGTTTTAGAATTGTGATCTTTGACATTTACAAGCCACTTTTCGATGTCATCAATTCTCCATCAAAAAACGGTAAGGCTTTGAATGAAGCAACAGAAAGAAGCAAAAGGGATCACTAATTTtctcatgtttttgtttttgttagggTTCATGGAA
This genomic interval carries:
- the LOC111788691 gene encoding GDSL esterase/lipase APG-like isoform X2: MLHAFIHSFPANNFVHNGCRKAKKAEGKFCSLQYFFINTALQTQPPASFNKRVKKMDSIISQVLMLFLAFLLVCGNAQDSTTLVPAIITFGDSAVDVGNNNYLYTIFKANYPPYGKDFVNHQPTGRFCNGKLATDFTAQSLGFKSFPLPYLSPEASGKNLLIGVNFASAASGYDENAALSNHALSLPQQVGLFKEYQAKLAKVAGNEKSASIIKDALYLLSAGSGDYLQNYYINPYINKLYTADQYGSMLIAAFTTFIKDIYGLGARRIGVTSLPPLGCFPAALTLFGNHQSGCVSKINTDAQAFNKKLNSAAESLKKQLPGFRIVIFDIYKPLFDVINSPSKNGFMEARKGCCGTGTVETTSLLCNPKSLGGSCSNATQYVFWDSVHPSEAANKVLADALILQGFALL
- the LOC111788691 gene encoding GDSL esterase/lipase APG-like isoform X1, with translation MVAGKQRKPRENFVHYSISSLTQPSRLNLQLPSIKGSSYNPRFSCKSQHQRRKMDSIISQVLMLFLAFLLVCGNAQDSTTLVPAIITFGDSAVDVGNNNYLYTIFKANYPPYGKDFVNHQPTGRFCNGKLATDFTAQSLGFKSFPLPYLSPEASGKNLLIGVNFASAASGYDENAALSNHALSLPQQVGLFKEYQAKLAKVAGNEKSASIIKDALYLLSAGSGDYLQNYYINPYINKLYTADQYGSMLIAAFTTFIKDIYGLGARRIGVTSLPPLGCFPAALTLFGNHQSGCVSKINTDAQAFNKKLNSAAESLKKQLPGFRIVIFDIYKPLFDVINSPSKNGFMEARKGCCGTGTVETTSLLCNPKSLGGSCSNATQYVFWDSVHPSEAANKVLADALILQGFALL